A region of the Geomonas subterranea genome:
GCGCCTGGACAGGGTGAGGTCCAGCCGCCTGAGATCCTCGTTCTCCGCGAGTACATGTGCCTCCCCCGTCATGTAGAGGAGGTCGCCGGAGAGGTTCATCGAGTTCAGCACCCGGCTGCCATTACCCTTGTACCCGTCCGATGACCGGGAGAATTCCGCGGCGAGGTCCGCCGTCGGGACAGCCGCCGCACCCCTGGGGGGGGTCGCATCCGGATACAGTCGCTTCTGGTCCAAGGTTTTCGGCGCCATGAAGGCGCGCCGCTTCCTGGCCGCCTGCAGCGGCAGCGGCTCGCGCGCCCTAACCTCCAGCGTCGAGGTTTCCCGGCGCAGGTGGAAATCCACCGGCAGCCACCTCGACAGCGCGCCGGAGTTCACCAGGATCTCCCCCTTCTGCACGAAAGCCTCGCCGTTTATGGAGAATGATTCCCTGCCATGGACGGTGTAGCCTTCCTCCAGGTCGATGACGAAGGGTCGCGCCTGGTTCAGCGCGAAGCCGAAGGCCCTGTCCTTGTCGCAGCTGATCGCCAGCGAGAGGGCATCGGCGAGGGAGCAGACCGGGATGTAGATCTCTCCGCTTCTTTCGACGAGGAGGAAGCTGTCGGCCAGCGTTTCCTTGTCCAGTTCCAGCGCGACCACCAGCTCCTGGTCGGGGACGGCGGGCGGTCCCGGTTCGGCCGGGGCGGCAAGACACGGGGCGCATGGCAAAAGGAGGTGGGCGAACAGCAGGAGGGCCGCACAGGTACACACCCGCCGGGTATGGGCGCGTGCGCGGGGCACCATGGGCTAGGGAAGGACGACGGCGGTCTCGGCCAACGGCTTTTTTTCGTCACGCTCGGTGAAGACCAGGCGTACCGTGTCGCCGCTTCTGAGACGCGTGTTCTCCTGCACGACTATGGCTACCTTGCGCGCCGTATTGGGGGTGTAGATGGCGAAGCCTTTCCCCTCGGCGACCTTATCCTCGCCGCGGTAGGCTGCCACGTCGCCGTACACCGACCTGGTGCCGTTCCGGAGCATGGTGAAGGCGAGCACCTGCTGTTTTCCCCCCTGCTGCCGTAGCTCGACCGATGCGGGGTCTATGGTCGCACCCGCTTCCAGCTCACCGTGGCGGGCGATGACCGGAATGGAGATCCCGACGTTGGCGACGATGTTCATCTTGATGACGCCCGGTTCTTCGTCCTCTTGCTCCGGGAGGCTGGCGATGGCAGGGGCGGCGCGCGTGAACAGCATGTGGGAGCGGTACTCTCCCGGCCCTAGCTGGGGGGGGATTTTGAACATGATGCGTATGGTCTGACCGCCTCCCGGCAGCAGGGTCACCTGGCGCGGGGAGAACTTGACCACCTCGTCAGCGAACTTCTCATCCTTTTCAGGCGTGGTCACCTCCCGGAAGTCCCCCGTCTCCGTCATCCGTCTCCTCACCATGGTGATCTTGTAGGTGGCTTGGGCGGCTCCGGAGTTGATGATGTCGACCTGCGCGGTCCGCTGCCTGTCGGTCAGGACGACCCGGGTCGGGTACACCATGAGATCGGCCGCGATGACCGTCACGGTGGGCGTGCCCAGGATGACTTGCGCGGCGGTTAACAGCAAAACCATCGACTTGATCAGCAGTAGCTTCACGTCCCCTCCTCATTTCACCGTAACGTTCATGTTGCTGCTGTAAAGGGCGTTGCGCTGCGTTGCACCCACGTTCAGGGTCCCCCCCACCGAGAAGGAGACCGTCCCCCCGGCAGGAATCACCCCGGTGAGTGGTATGGAAGGGGTGACCGCCGTCACCGTCATCTGGTCCCCTCCTGCGTTGATGGTGAACTCGGCCGGCAGGGTGATGGTGTAGCTTTTGCCGACGGTTCCCGTGATGGTGAAGCGTGCGGGCGAGAAGGAGGTTCCCAGCGGGAGGACGCTCCCGGAATAGGTCCTGCTCCCGGCGGAGGTGATGGTGACCGTGCCGGCGCGCCCCGCCCCGCCGGCGACCTTGCCGAAGTTGAAGTCCTGGTTCCTGGTGACGGAGGTCGGCGCGGCGATTGCGCTCTCTGCGGTCAAAAGCCGCAGCGCCAGGAAG
Encoded here:
- a CDS encoding fimbrial biogenesis chaperone, encoding MKLLLIKSMVLLLTAAQVILGTPTVTVIAADLMVYPTRVVLTDRQRTAQVDIINSGAAQATYKITMVRRRMTETGDFREVTTPEKDEKFADEVVKFSPRQVTLLPGGGQTIRIMFKIPPQLGPGEYRSHMLFTRAAPAIASLPEQEDEEPGVIKMNIVANVGISIPVIARHGELEAGATIDPASVELRQQGGKQQVLAFTMLRNGTRSVYGDVAAYRGEDKVAEGKGFAIYTPNTARKVAIVVQENTRLRSGDTVRLVFTERDEKKPLAETAVVLP
- a CDS encoding DUF4402 domain-containing protein, translated to MSAKGMPAKAGAIFLALRLLTAESAIAAPTSVTRNQDFNFGKVAGGAGRAGTVTITSAGSRTYSGSVLPLGTSFSPARFTITGTVGKSYTITLPAEFTINAGGDQMTVTAVTPSIPLTGVIPAGGTVSFSVGGTLNVGATQRNALYSSNMNVTVK